The genomic stretch CCAAGGCAGGCAGGCGCCGGCGGGCCGCGCGGAGGGCAAAGTGGTCTCCGTCCGCGgcctcctctggctggccctgaccCGGGAGTCGAAGCGGCCCAGGCCGGAGGCGCGGCGCTGGGAGGCGGAGCGCGCGGCCGAGCGGGCGGCGGCAGCGGGAAGAGCCCCCCGGCCGGCTGGCTTGCGACTACGTGGTGCCCTGCCTGGCCTCGCTACGGCCTCTGCGTGAAGGACGCCTTCCTCGGGGAGGCGCTGGGCGGGCAGATCCTGGCGCAGGTGGAGGGGCTGCACCGCGGCGGCAAGTTCCAGGACGGGCAGCTGGTGCTTCGCAGAGGCGGGGCCCGCCCGCCGCATCCGCGGAGACCAGGTCGCCTGGGTGGAGGGCCGGGAGCCCGGCTGCCGAGCCATCGGCGCTCTCATGGCCCGCCTGGACCAGCTCATCCGGCAGTGCGCCGGGAAGCTGGGCGGCTACGAGATCAGCGGCCGGACGAAGGTGAGCGAGCGCCAGGCTGGAAGGGCCGCTCCCCgggctcaaccccccccccccagccggtCCCTCGGGCAGACGCGGAGGTTGGGGGGTCGGCCGGGGGATCTGCTCTCCGTGATCCTGCGACCCCCGAGGGCGCTGGGTAGGCAGTCCaagaggaaacccccccccccgaaaggccTGGGTGCTTTTTGGCTCTGCCTTGAGCCTCTGCTTCCCGGGTTCGATACCCCCTCTCATTACCTGGGGAGAGACGGGCAGCTGTGGCCGATGGGGTGATGGGAGCAGCCATCCTGCATCTTTCCTGCTGTGGATTTCAGGGAAATAAGGgtctccaacccctccccccctgcccctTTGGAGACCTGTGGTTGGGCTGAGTcctggaggaagggggaggaagcgAGGGGGGCTGTGGGGCACATGGGTGAGGATTAGGACAGAGCCTGGGCATGCTGTGTGGATTCCTGTCCTTAACTGGCCCTGTCCACCAGCACTCTCTGACTCAGAAGAGGATCCCCCTTTGCCAGCCCCAGAGGGACCCTGGCCTaacagccgcccccccccccctccctgaagTGATAAGAGGAGCCTGGGAGCCCCTCAGGAACCAGCCCTGCCTTTGCCTCCTTTTGCGGCCTGGTCAGAAGGCTCCCTCAGTTGGCATCTCCTCCCCTCTGTCCTCGGGTGACCTTGCCAGGAACATCCATCACGTGGCTGGCAGCAGCCCAGCTGGGAGGGAGCAGGTCCGGCCTCACCAGGACTGGATGTCCTCCGGTGTTCCTGGACAGGCTGCTCCTGTCCTGCGTGGGGAGAGGATCCCTGCTGCAGCGCCTCTGGCTGCCCAAGGAAGAGGTGGGCttggggggcagggagggcaGATGCCTCTTGCAGtggcctttcccccctcccccagtgttCATATGAACCACAATTCATGGTGAGGGCCCTCGCAAACAGCTCCTGCAAATAACTTTTGCCTCTGAGCATATCTTGAGTCCAGCTTTGTCCACCTTGGATTTGAAGGAGAAACCTCTCTGGTTAGAGTCTCTCTGTTGTGTGTGGCTGGGGTTTTCCTCTTGTAGGGAATGCTAAAATAAAAGCCTCTGACCTTTGGAGATTAGCTGGGGATTAAAACTGCAACCGCACTTgggcaggaagggggggggagggttaaTGTATTCTTAATAGGCTCCTCGCATTAGTTGTAACCCCTGAGGACGTATTcatgggaccaaaggggggggaaggggagtcgCCTTAGGACCACTTATGAAAACCCTTCCTTTTGAATCCAGGAGTGTGTTGGGGCTAGAACTTACAGTTAAAGTCTTGCTCAAGTTCAAGTTCaagtttttgtttccttttatttttgttaataaaattcATTTCTTACGATCCAAGTTTTTTGTAAGGATTTATTTCCAACACTCTGAAAGGAGAGCATCTTGCCCGCCCTTGCCTCCTGTGACTGGGGTGGCCTGCAGGGAGGGTATGTGGGGTCAAACAGCTCTGAGACCAGCGAGGCTCAGGATTCCGCCTCGGCACCTGTTTGATGGTGGCGGAAGATTTGCTCTGCTTTGGAATGCTGGGAAGTGCCTTGCCAGGGAGGTCCTTGGCTGTGAGGACCAcctggaggggcgggggggggtggcCTTCTGCGGGCAGCCCTACTGGACTTGCCACTGCtcaccctccccttccctcctctcctcctgcctcccagGCCATGGTGGCCTGTTACCGGGCAATGGCCTGGGCTACGTGCGGCACGTGGACACACCCCACGGAGACGGCGCTGCGTCCACCTGCATCTACTATCTCAACCGCAAGTGGGAACAGCAAGGTAGGTGCGGCAGGTGGGGCGCGTGAGGAGGGGCTGCAACTCCTGGCTCTTGGTGGGCTTCGTGGGTTGCTCCCTTGACTTCCGAAGCAGCTCAGGCAGTTGGAGCACGGCTGAGGCTCAGGTGGTGCTTCAGGTGAACGTAGGGAAGCCAAATCCTCACtcttgaaaaggggggggggttccatgGCTTCTAGAAGGCTGCAAAGAGGAGGGGGGCCTGGGGGTGAGGCCTGGGGTCTTGGACAGAGGCCTTTTCGTGGCCACAGGATCGGGTGTCAGCCaagcccgggacaggggctgcccTTCCGATGCCCCCGGCCTCTGTGGCCAGCCTGAAGGGCCCTCCTTGGCCCCCTCGCCCCAGGTGCACGGGGGCCTCACGGCAGATCCTGCCCAGAGGGGCCGGCCCGGTGGTGGCCAACATCGATCCCATCTTTGACCGGCTGCTGATCTTCTGGTCCGACCACGCAACCCCGCACCAAGTGAAAGTGCCAGGGCCTTTGCCACCAGGGTGACGGGGGCTGCTGGAGGGAAGGGCTGGGTGCCAAGAACGAGCATTGCCAATGAAGCCATTTTGCCCCCACAATGACGTGttggcaatggggggggggagtggaccAGATGGAGCACCTGCCCCCATAGAGAGGAGGCTTCAGAGACGGCTGCCCCccaggaaagaggcagggaagtcCAGTGTCAGAACCCTCCATAGGCTGGAGGCTGGGATGCCAAGCCAGACCTGGGTCCATGGGCTGGAACAGAAGACCGGTCCCCTTCCCCTGGGGGAGGCGTCTGGGGCTGCTGCCGGAAAGTCTGGGGGCGGGGTGCTTCTTTTGCGGGAGGGGCCTGCCCTACTCAGGTCATGGGGGAAGTATTCTTGCGCCCTACCCATAGATGGCTCCCCATAGAGACACCCCCCCACCCTCAGCCCCTCTCCCAGTCCCAGCTGCCCCCTGACCTCTTTTCTGCCCCCTGCCCAGGTATGCCATCACAGTCTGGTATTTCGACGCCAAGGAACGGGCCAGAGCCAAGGAGGCACACCAGCGGGGTAGAGGGGAAGGGGGCTCCTTTGAGCAGAGGTGCCGTGGGATTGGAGTGGTCTGCTTGCAGCCCCCGTGGGGCTCTTCCTCTGGGAATAGCTAGCCCAGTTAGCCGACCCTCAGACCCAGCTTTGGAAGCTCCATGGACTGCTGTCCAGAGGGGCTTGGCTGGTGGGAGCTGGCCAGGAGAGTCCGCCGTGAGCAGCGAACAGAGGCTGCTGCTCCCTTGAGGGTCCTTCGGCCTTTGGGGGCCACTTCACAATCGGGGCTCCAAAGGCTACGACAGAGCAGGGAAAggagcagggaaaggggggggaagggcggggggggggccaCCGGATAATGTGGGCCTGCTGGGAAGGAGGCTCTCCTGTAACTCCATCCCCCCTCCCACGCAGCTTCTGCTCAGAAGGAAGGAGCCTCTTCTTGCGACAGGGGCTGACGGCCCACGTGATGGATGGAAGACGTTGCCGTGGGAACCTGACTGGCGAGGCCCGCGCCTCACTGGCCATCCCAGCTGCCTGCGGATGCTGCCACTGCTTTGGCTGGGAGGCCCCGATGCAGGGAGGGGGCCCCGGGGAGAGAGGGGCCTCGGGTGCAAGGAGGACCCTGGGCGTGTGTCTCTGTGGTGCGCAGCCGTGCTCTGGCCAGTCTGTAACGCAGCTCCACTTTGCACATGGGGTGCTATGGGGcaccccctggctggcccctccggCTGCTGCCCGCATCACCCCTTTGCGggtgaggggagagagagagactgcgcAATAAAGATACCTCATTTGGAAACGCTCTCGGCTGATctcttggggagggggcttggggTTAGAGTGCCCCAGCTGCGCCCCCACGACTGCTGTGCACCCAGGAGGCCCCATTGTTGGCCCTGTTCCCACGACAGGCGGCGGCAGTTAGGATCAGGTCAGCCTGGTTTGTTTCTGGTGGGCTTTTGCCTTGGCAGCCCCAGGGAAGACCCCCCCCTTCATGGGTTGTGGGCTGTTCCTCTGAGCTCTCCTAtccttccttggggggggggggctcagtctGGATTGTTGGAAAGACTTCTCTGCCTTCTAGTCctgggaagcctccagagggtccaTGGgagggcagcggggggggggagggggattttggGAGTAGCCAGAAGGGAAGGGTGCAGACAAGGAGGCAGCCAGCAGGTGGAGCCCTTGAGTTGACTTGGACCCcttgcaacacccccccccccccccaatggcaggaaggttttttaaaaaacgattttatttttcccttccaaATTCATTCAGAGATTGGCGGCTTTGGGCCCAACTGCCTGAGGAGTGGTGGGCCGTTGTATCCTCTCCTCTTGGGGATGGGAATGGTCAGATGGCTGGCCAGGCCCCACAGTGTCCTCAGGGCCTCCTGCGTGGGGGGGCTGAGCTGGCccagggaatgctgggagttgaagtccacacatcagcGTTGCCAAGGCAAGAGTGAGGGCTAGGCTGCCAATAGACCCTCCCTACGAGGCAGCAAGTGCCCAAACAAGCCGGGAGGGGATTTGGGGCCTTTCTGTAGGGAAGCATCTCCTCGCAAAGACAGCAACAAAAGGGCACAGGCGTGCAGGGTAAACAAG from Thamnophis elegans isolate rThaEle1 chromosome 12, rThaEle1.pri, whole genome shotgun sequence encodes the following:
- the LOC116515751 gene encoding LOW QUALITY PROTEIN: egl nine homolog 2-like (The sequence of the model RefSeq protein was modified relative to this genomic sequence to represent the inferred CDS: inserted 3 bases in 2 codons; deleted 2 bases in 2 codons), translating into MMGAATGTSGGLAGQPWRLQDAAGPRRAPPAAEMDASLPEGPAVGLPAGQGRQAPAGRAEGKVVSVRGLLWLALTRESKRPRPEARRWEAERAAERAXRQREEPPGRLACDYVVPCLARYGLCVKDAFLGEALGGQILAQVEGLHRGGKFQDGQLVLRRAGPARRIRGDQVAWVEGREPGCRAIGALMARLDQLIRQCAGKLGGYEISGRTKAMVACXPGNGLGYVRHVDTPHGDGAASTCIYYLNRKWEQQGRCGRWGA
- the LOC116515526 gene encoding uncharacterized protein LOC116515526; this translates as MPPASVASLKGPPWPPRPRCTGASRQILPRGAGPVVANIDPIFDRLLIFWSDHATPHQVKVPGPLPPGMPSQSGISTPRNGPEPRRHTSGLLLRRKEPLLATGADGPRDGWKTLPWEPDWRGPRLTGHPSCLRMLPLLWLGGPDAGRGPRGERGLGCKEDPGRVSLWCAAVLWPVCNAAPLCTWGAMGHPLAGPSGCCPHHPFAGEGRERDCAIKIPHLETLSADLLGRGLGVRVPQLRPHDCCAPRRPHCWPCSHDRRRQLGSGQPGLFLVGFCLGSPREDPPLHGLWAVPLSSPILPWGGGAQSGLLERLLCLLVLGSLQRVHGRAAGGGRGILGVARREGCRQGGSQQVEPLS